A window of Brevibacterium ihuae contains these coding sequences:
- a CDS encoding lycopene cyclase domain-containing protein, which translates to MSWAYLGCLLFSLVGMAILDRRHRLFWFADPKRAAIVHGIGLAAFLVWDGAGILTGIFHRGDSPYMIGIDLAPELPLEEVVFLAFLCWLTMNLYTGCSRTLRARADRAASKRVAGAGTGGRPRVAGGEAPRTPGTADVHDPRAGGRP; encoded by the coding sequence ATGAGCTGGGCCTACCTCGGCTGCCTGCTGTTCAGCCTCGTCGGCATGGCGATCCTCGACCGGCGGCATCGGCTGTTCTGGTTCGCCGACCCCAAACGGGCCGCGATCGTCCACGGGATCGGTCTCGCCGCATTCCTCGTGTGGGATGGCGCGGGGATCCTCACCGGGATCTTCCACCGCGGCGACAGCCCGTACATGATCGGGATCGACCTCGCACCCGAGCTGCCGCTCGAGGAGGTCGTCTTCCTCGCCTTCCTCTGCTGGCTCACGATGAACCTCTACACCGGCTGCTCCCGGACCCTGCGCGCGCGGGCCGACCGGGCGGCGAGCAAGCGGGTCGCAGGCGCGGGCACGGGCGGGCGGCCGCGGGTCGCGGGCGGGGAGGCCCCGCGCACCCCCGGAACGGCCGACGTGCACGACCCGCGGGCAGGGGGCCGGCCGTGA
- a CDS encoding lycopene cyclase domain-containing protein, with protein sequence MTYTLINLVFLVPALVITALAWRSGALSRIALLVTAGAMIALTIVFDNLMISIDLFSYAEDRISGVMIGLMPIEDLAYTIVAVLLLPALWELLGRRRRPGSGVGARPDSAVRRDPGIEPGAALDSADEEVDRRDP encoded by the coding sequence GTGACGTACACGCTCATCAACCTCGTTTTCCTCGTACCGGCCCTCGTCATCACTGCCCTCGCCTGGCGCTCCGGCGCCCTGTCGCGGATCGCGCTCCTCGTCACCGCCGGCGCGATGATCGCGCTCACCATCGTCTTCGACAACCTCATGATCAGCATCGACCTCTTCTCCTACGCCGAGGACCGGATCTCCGGCGTGATGATCGGGCTCATGCCGATCGAGGACCTCGCCTACACGATCGTCGCCGTCCTCCTCCTGCCCGCCCTGTGGGAGCTGCTCGGCCGGCGCCGCCGCCCGGGATCCGGGGTCGGTGCACGGCCGGACAGCGCGGTGCGCCGCGATCCCGGCATCGAACCGGGCGCCGCCCTCGATTCTGCGGACGAGGAGGTCGATCGCCGTGATCCGTGA
- a CDS encoding phytoene/squalene synthase family protein, whose protein sequence is MTTPAARLYTGTAQRAAQLVLTRYSTSFSLAVRTLPGPVRAHIGSIYGMVRVADEIVDGAWDTADPAQARAELDRFEERIEAAVACGFSSDVIAHAFAHTARHTEIGPELWRPFFASMRSDTAHDVQDEAGLAAYVHGSAEVVGEMCVRAFFDGAPIPAAREAEITRGARSLGAAFQKINFLRDLGEDAERGRAYFPGVDPRRLTDAAKSAIVADITADLDRAAERIPHLPRRVHPAVWTAHGIFGELTRIIDRTPAQRVGSTRIRVSNPRKLAIAAAAAAGRPLTRTRGAR, encoded by the coding sequence ATGACGACGCCCGCCGCCCGCCTCTACACGGGCACCGCCCAACGGGCCGCCCAGCTCGTCCTCACCCGCTATTCGACCTCGTTCTCGCTCGCGGTCCGCACGCTGCCCGGTCCCGTCCGGGCCCACATCGGCAGCATCTACGGCATGGTCCGGGTGGCCGACGAGATCGTCGACGGGGCGTGGGACACGGCGGATCCGGCCCAGGCGCGCGCCGAGCTCGACCGGTTCGAGGAGCGGATCGAAGCGGCGGTCGCCTGCGGGTTCTCCTCCGACGTCATCGCCCACGCCTTCGCGCACACCGCCCGGCACACCGAGATCGGACCGGAGCTGTGGCGGCCGTTCTTCGCCTCGATGCGCTCCGACACCGCCCACGACGTCCAGGACGAGGCCGGCCTCGCCGCCTACGTCCACGGGTCCGCCGAGGTCGTCGGCGAGATGTGCGTACGCGCCTTCTTCGACGGCGCCCCGATCCCGGCCGCCCGCGAGGCGGAGATCACCCGCGGCGCGCGCTCGCTCGGCGCGGCCTTCCAGAAGATCAACTTCCTCCGCGACCTCGGCGAGGACGCGGAGCGCGGCCGCGCGTACTTCCCCGGCGTCGACCCGCGCCGGCTCACCGACGCCGCGAAGTCCGCGATCGTCGCCGACATCACCGCCGACCTCGACCGGGCCGCGGAGCGGATCCCGCACCTCCCCCGGCGCGTGCATCCGGCGGTGTGGACGGCCCACGGGATCTTCGGCGAGCTCACGCGGATCATCGACCGCACGCCGGCGCAGCGGGTGGGCTCGACGCGGATCCGGGTCTCGAACCCGCGTAAACTCGCGATCGCGGCAGCCGCCGCGGCCGGCCGCCCCCTGACACGCACCCGAGGAGCACGATGA
- the crtI gene encoding phytoene desaturase family protein, with protein sequence MTRTVVIGGGIAGLATAALLARDGHAVTVLERNTWLGGRAGIHREAGFTFDTGPSWYLMAEVFDHFFRLCGTSSAEQLDLVTLDPGYRVFSESGAVVDVPYGRPQVRELFESLEPGSGERLDAYLDSASEAYDLALRHFLYSTFRSPSALAHPELLTRLGPLTGMLTGSLAARIDATVEHPLLRQILGYPAVFLAMYPERAPGIYHLMSRLDLVDGVQYPRGGMHTIIDAIERLALAAGVEIHTGAEVVALPAETSRGRIRTLTGRRRGTITEVVARTANGLEVFAADHVVAACDLHHLETRLLDPGFRTAGPATWRRRDPGMGGIVLMLGIDRRVESLAHHSLFFTADWDANFAAVFGEEKSLPDPASVYVCAPSRTDPGVAPEGCENLFVLVPCPADPALRAGQPVFEEYCDRIIEQIARWSEEDDLATHVVVRRALGPGDYADDFHAWQGTVLGPSNTLTQSVFLRGGPRRPAGLRATRLDNLLYAGAFTAPGVGLPMCLISAENVVKELRGDTSGGWLESL encoded by the coding sequence ATGACCCGCACCGTCGTCATCGGGGGCGGGATCGCCGGCCTCGCCACCGCCGCCCTCCTCGCCCGGGACGGCCATGCGGTCACCGTGCTCGAGCGCAACACCTGGCTCGGCGGCCGGGCCGGCATCCACCGGGAGGCGGGATTCACCTTCGACACCGGGCCGAGCTGGTATCTCATGGCCGAGGTGTTCGACCACTTCTTCCGGCTGTGCGGCACCTCGAGCGCCGAGCAGCTCGATCTCGTCACCCTCGATCCCGGCTACCGGGTGTTCTCCGAATCCGGCGCGGTCGTCGACGTCCCCTACGGCCGCCCTCAGGTCCGGGAGCTCTTCGAATCCCTCGAGCCCGGCAGCGGCGAGCGCCTCGACGCCTACCTCGATTCCGCCTCAGAGGCCTACGACCTCGCGCTCCGGCACTTCCTCTACAGCACCTTCCGCTCCCCGTCCGCGCTCGCCCACCCCGAGCTGCTCACCCGCCTCGGCCCGCTCACGGGGATGCTCACCGGCTCGCTCGCCGCGCGCATCGACGCGACCGTCGAGCATCCGCTGCTCCGACAGATCCTCGGCTATCCGGCGGTGTTCCTCGCGATGTACCCCGAGCGCGCCCCCGGCATCTACCACCTCATGAGCCGCCTCGACCTCGTCGACGGGGTGCAGTACCCGCGCGGCGGGATGCACACGATCATCGATGCGATCGAGCGGCTGGCGCTCGCCGCCGGGGTCGAGATCCACACCGGGGCCGAGGTCGTCGCGCTCCCCGCGGAGACCTCGCGCGGGCGCATCCGGACGCTCACCGGGCGGCGGCGCGGCACGATCACCGAGGTCGTCGCGCGCACCGCGAACGGGCTCGAGGTGTTCGCCGCCGATCATGTCGTCGCCGCATGCGACCTCCACCATCTCGAGACCCGCCTGCTCGACCCGGGGTTCCGCACCGCGGGGCCCGCCACGTGGCGCCGCCGCGATCCCGGGATGGGCGGGATCGTCCTCATGCTCGGGATCGACCGGCGGGTCGAATCGCTCGCCCACCACTCGCTGTTCTTCACCGCGGACTGGGATGCGAACTTCGCGGCCGTGTTCGGGGAGGAGAAGTCGCTCCCCGATCCCGCCTCGGTCTATGTCTGCGCGCCCTCACGCACCGATCCGGGCGTCGCCCCGGAGGGCTGCGAGAACCTTTTCGTCCTCGTCCCCTGCCCCGCCGACCCCGCGCTGCGCGCCGGACAGCCGGTCTTCGAGGAGTACTGCGACCGGATCATCGAGCAGATCGCCCGCTGGTCGGAGGAGGACGATCTCGCCACGCACGTCGTCGTGCGCCGCGCGCTCGGCCCCGGGGACTACGCGGACGATTTCCATGCCTGGCAGGGCACGGTGCTCGGGCCGTCGAACACCCTGACGCAGAGCGTGTTCCTCCGCGGCGGGCCCCGCCGTCCGGCCGGTCTGCGCGCCACCCGGCTCGACAACCTGCTCTACGCCGGCGCCTTCACCGCACCCGGAGTCGGCCTGCCGATGTGCCTCATCAGCGCGGAGAACGTCGTCAAGGAGCTGCGCGGGGACACCTCGGGCGGCTGGCTGGAATCCCTGTGA